In Nocardioides nitrophenolicus, the genomic window TGACCTCGTCCGCGGCGGCCAGCGGATGGTCGGTCGGCAGCACGACGACCGGCCGGCCGTGCAGCAGGTCGGTGCCCATCAGGTCGTGGGCGGGCTCGTCGCCGGCCAGCAGGTTGACCAGGCCGAGGTCCAGGGAGCCCTCGAGCAGGCCCTGGTGGATCTCGGCCTGCTGCACGTTGAGCACCTCGACGGTCGCATTCGGGGCGGTGTCCTGGAAGTCGCGGGACGCCGGCACCAGCAGGGTCGAGGTGGCCGCGTTGACGGTGCCGATGCGCACCGTGCGGCTCACGTTGTGCTGGTCGCCGGCCGTGGTCCGGAGCCGGTCGACCGCATCGAGCACCGCCACCATGCTCGGCAGCAGGTCCAGTCCCTGGCGGCTGATCCGCGCGCCGGTGCGCCGGCGGTCGAGCAGGGTCACCCCGAGCTCGCGCTCCAGCTTGCTCACGGCCTCGCTGAGGGCGGGCTGCGAGATGTGCAGGCTCTCGCTCGCCCGTCGCAGCGACCCGTGCTGGGTCACGGCCGCGACGTACTCCAGCTGCTCGATCCTCACGATGCCCCCTTGTGATGCATTAATTCGAGTGAGTTACTATGGAAAGCGTAGCGCAGCACGCCGGCGACCGCATCGCGGCGGAGTGAGAGGCAGGGCCGATGGCTCCGTCGTCGATCGCGACGGCGCCGGGCCTTGTCCGACTCGCCAAAGTCGAGCAATCTGATCTACATACCCGGATTGAGGAGCAGTGATGACCAGCAGCCAGACCCGCGCACCCGAGCCCCTGAAGTTCGCCTACTGGGTGCCCAACGTGAGCGGCGGCCTCGTGGTGAGCAAGATCGAGCAGCGCACCGACTGGGGCCTCGACTACAACCTCGAGCTGGCCCGGCTCGCCGAGGCCAACGGCTTCGACTACGCGCTCTCGCAGGTGCGCTACATCGCGTCGTACGGCGCCGCCTACCAGCACGAGTCGACCTCGATCAGCCTCGCGATCGCGCTGGCGACCGAGCGGCTCAAGGTGATCGCCGCCGTCCACCCGGGCCTGTGGCAGCCCGGGGTGCTCGCGAAGCTGGTCGCCAGCTCCGACCAGTACACCAAGGGCCGCTTCTGCGTGAACGTCGTCAGCGGCTGGTTCAAGGACGAGTTCACCAAGCTCGGCGAGCCCTGGCTGGAGCACGGCGAGCGCTACCGCCGCTCGGAGGAGTTCATCCGCTACCTGCGCGAGATCTGGACCAGCGACCACGCCGAGCTCAACGGCGACTTCTACCGGCTGCACGACTTCGACCTCAAGCCCAAGCCCTACGAGGTCCCCGGGCGCGCCCACCCGGAGATCTTCATGGGCGGCAACTCCACCGACGCTCGCGGCATGGGCGGCCGGGTCGCCGACTGGTACTTCATGAACGGCAACACGCCCGAGGGCATCGCCGAGCAGATCCACGACGTCAGCGACGTCGCCGCCGTCAACGGCCGGGCCGGCCAGGTGCGCTTCGGCGTCAACGGCTTCCTCATCGGCCGTGACACCGAGGCCGAGGCCCGCGACGTGCTGCGCGAGATCGTGGACAAGGCCGACCGCGAGGCGGTCGAGGGCTTCGGGTCCGCGGTCAAGCAGGCCGGCCAGTCCACGGGCGACAAGGTCGGCATGTGGCAGGACTCCGAGTTCGCCGACCTGGTCCAGTACAACGACGGCTTCCGCACCGGCCTGATCGGCACGCCGGAGCAGATCGCCCACCGGATGCTGGAGTACAAGCGCCGCGGCGTCGACCTGTTCCTGCTCGGCTTCCTGCACTTCCAGGAGGACGTGCAGTACTTCGGCCGCGAGGTGCTGCCGATCGTGCGCGAGCTCGAGGCCGCGGAGCTGGAGCGGGTCTGATGCCGGTCCCCGTCCTCACCGCGCCCGAGGCGCGCGCCGCGGCCGCCGAGCTGGGGGAGCGCTTCGCCAAGGGCGCCGCCGCGCGCGACGCCGAGCGGCAGCTGCCCGTCGACGAGCTCGCCGAGCTGTCCGCCTCCGGGCTGCTCGCGGTGACCGTGCCGGCGGCGTACGGCGGCGCGGGGCTAGCGGCCTCGGAGGTGGCGGAGCTGTTCCGGCTGCTGGCCACGGGCGACCCGAGCATCGCGCAGATCCCGCACAGCCACTTCGTCTACGTCAACGCGCTGCGCCACCAGGGCACGCCCGAGCAGCAGGCCTTCCTCTTCGGTGAGGTGCTGTCCGGCAGGCGGTTCGGCAACGCGCAGTCCGAGATCGGCACCCGCCACGTGCGCGACTACCGCACCACGCTGCGCCCTGACGGCGCCGGTGACTGGGTGCTCGACGGGGAGAAGGGCTACGCCACCGGGGCGCTGCTCGCCGACTGGATCCCGGTGCTGGCGCGGCTCGGCGAGGGCGG contains:
- a CDS encoding LysR family transcriptional regulator, which translates into the protein MRIEQLEYVAAVTQHGSLRRASESLHISQPALSEAVSKLERELGVTLLDRRRTGARISRQGLDLLPSMVAVLDAVDRLRTTAGDQHNVSRTVRIGTVNAATSTLLVPASRDFQDTAPNATVEVLNVQQAEIHQGLLEGSLDLGLVNLLAGDEPAHDLMGTDLLHGRPVVVLPTDHPLAAADEVSVEQLREERFVAMRSGYVMHRFAHRIFGSRLPRVCHTTDGAEMGKFMVSQGLGVTVLPDYSVTGDPLELAGLITSRPIAGDATRVTLVLLRRKGDHVRAAVRDLHAALVAHARRLAA
- the sfnG gene encoding dimethylsulfone monooxygenase SfnG, translated to MTSSQTRAPEPLKFAYWVPNVSGGLVVSKIEQRTDWGLDYNLELARLAEANGFDYALSQVRYIASYGAAYQHESTSISLAIALATERLKVIAAVHPGLWQPGVLAKLVASSDQYTKGRFCVNVVSGWFKDEFTKLGEPWLEHGERYRRSEEFIRYLREIWTSDHAELNGDFYRLHDFDLKPKPYEVPGRAHPEIFMGGNSTDARGMGGRVADWYFMNGNTPEGIAEQIHDVSDVAAVNGRAGQVRFGVNGFLIGRDTEAEARDVLREIVDKADREAVEGFGSAVKQAGQSTGDKVGMWQDSEFADLVQYNDGFRTGLIGTPEQIAHRMLEYKRRGVDLFLLGFLHFQEDVQYFGREVLPIVRELEAAELERV